The Verrucomicrobiota bacterium genome segment TAATTTACACCGGACGGAAGATTATGGTACTTCCTTTGGTTTGGGAATATGGGGTGCATTATTTGGTTATGGCCTCCTCTGGATCGTGGGATACTTGGGTAAAATAGCCTTTAAAAAAGATGCCATGGGCATGGGGGATATGAAGCTCCTAGCCGGGATCGGGGCGTTTCTCGGGGCACAGGCGGTTCTATTCTCCCTCGTGATAGCCTCCTTTGCGGGGGCTGCCGTCGGACTCTCCTTAGTGGCAGGCAAAAAGAAGGAGCTTTCCACAAAGATTCCTTTTGGTCCTTACCTTTCTTTTGGTGCTTATATCTGGATGGTCGGTGGTGACAGGTTATGGGATTGGTATCTCAGGACATTAATCCCATCCGAAGAGGTAGCCAAACAGGCTATCGGACTCATTACCGGTTTTTAAAGGGTCTCGCAAGTCGCGATAAAAAGGTCAGCCCCGTAGGATTCACGCATTTTTAAGGCTATTTGTGTGGCCGATTCTTTCGTGTCCGCAATCCCGAAAACGGTCGCCCCACTCCCGCTCATCATGGAGGCTATCGCTCCCGATTTCAGGAGGTCTTCCTTGAGGATATTCAAAACGAGATGTTTTTTTAAGACAGGCAGCTCTAGCGAATTAAAGATATGTTTTTGGAGCTGGTCGTAGTTCCCGCTATTGATGACATCCACGAGGGTGCCGATCGGTGGGGCAATTTGCGCGGGACATGTGGCATAGGCTTCATAGGCCCATTTAGTGGATACTCCAAATCCTGGATTAACCATGACGAGGTGCAATTTGCGCGCGAGTGCGACGGGTTCGATTTTTTCCCCGCGCCCTGTGCAAATAGCAGGGGTAGCTTTTACAAAAAAGGAACAGTCTGAGCCGAATTCCGCAGCAAATTGCTCTAGTCGGGCATCGTCGAGACTCAGATTCCAAAGTCCGTTTAATGCCTTGAGTGTCACGGCCCCATTGCTCGAGCCTCCCCCCATACCTCCTCCCATCGGAGTGTATTTCTCAATGTGGATATGGAGTCCGCGGGCGGGGATTTTGAGTGCGTTTTCGAGGGTTTTTACGGCCTTATAAACGAGGTTAGTCTCGTCGCAAGGCACATCAGGCTGGTTACAGGACAGGGTGGTTTTACCGGAGGAATCCTCCTCGATCTCTAACCAATCCCCGAGACTCAGGGGCACCATGAGCGTTTCAAGCTCATGAAAGCCGTCAGGACGTTTTCCGGTAATTCGGAGATAAAGGTTCGTTTTTGCCGGCGAAAAAATCTTCATAGTCATAAGGAAGCGTTTGCGTTTCCTGATAGAGAGGCTTAAATTTTCACTATGATGAAGTCAAAACTAATCGTCGCTTTGGATGTGCCTGAAGAATCAGAAGCTAAAAAAATAGTCGAGGAGCTTCATGATTGTGTCGCCTATTTTAAAGTGGGCATGCAGATGTTCACCCGGTTCGGTCCGGGGCTTGTGTCCTATATCAGGGGAAAAGGAGCAGATGTTTTCCTTGATCTGAAATTTCACGATATTCCAAATACGGTCGCGCACGCGGTGACCTCTGCCGGTTCCTTAGATGTAGGAATGCTGACCATCCATGCCTCGGGGGGATCAGACATGATGCACTCGGCTATGGAGGCTGCGGGTAAAGTAGCCCGTAAACCGGTGGTTTTAGCCGTCACTGTCCTGACGAGTATGGATCAGTCGGATATGGAGGAAATCGGGATCGATCATACCGTATCCGGGCAGGTCCTGAATCTGGCCCGTTTAGCGCAGCATTCAAAAGTGGACGGATTGGTTTGTTCTGCCCACGAGATTTCATTGATCAAGAATGATATTTGCCAGAAACTGACATTGGTAGTCCCCGGTATCCGTCCGGCTGGGGCCGATACAGGGGACCAGAAACGGATCATGACCCCGAGACAGGCTATCGATGCGGGGGCAGGCTTCCTTGTGATTGGTCGCCCGATCATTGAGGCTCCTGACCGTCGTAAGGCCGCCGAAGACATCCTCGCTGAAATTGATTAGGATATCCCTGTAGAGCAGGAGGTGTATCCATCTGATCCACCCTGATTTTCCGGCATGGACTCTATCTCTGCCATGGATGATGCCAGCATTTACCCCAAACAGAAAAGAATACAGGAGGGGTGAATGATTATGATTGATGAAAAAATGAAACCCCACCGGGGGAGGTGGGGTTTCGGGAGAATGCAGCCAAGAAGTGGCTGCATATATTGGGAAAGAATAATTTAACGTTTTGAAAATTGGAAACGACGGCGGGCACCGGGTTGACCAGATTTCTTACGTTCTTTCATACGGGGATCACGTGTCATGAATCCTGCTTTTTTAAGAACAGCGCGGAGTGTCTCATCGTATTTACAAAGGGCGCGGGAAATGGCGTGGCGTGCTGCGCCGGCTTGACCAGTGATTCCACCACCTTTAGCGGTGATTTTGATATCGAATTTTTTTGTTGTTTCGGTCACAATAAAAGGATTCAAAATCTGGTTTTGAAGGCTTAGAGTGGTGAAGTAAGCTTCGAAATCGCGGCCATTAACCTCGACTTTGCCCGTACCGGGTTTTAGAACGACGCTTGCTGTGGCTTCTTTACGACGGCCGATTGCTGCAGGTGATTGAGTGGTTGCCATATACTTTTAGTAATTAAATCGATAGGGGTTCAGGATTTTGGGCGGCATGCTCATGTTCGCTGCCTTTGAATACGCGGAGTTTTTTAATGATTTCACGACCCAGAGTATTATGAGGAACCATGCCTTTGACAGCATTAAAAACCAAGAGCTCCGGATGGCGTTCGCGGCGTTTGGCGACCGTTTCGGATTTATGTCCACCGATAAAGCCGGAGTAGGACATATAGGTTTTTTGGTTTTCTTTTTTTCCTGTGAGACGGATTTTTTCGGCATTAATAACAATGACAAAGTCGCCCGTGTCCACGTGGGGGGTAAAAATGGCCTTATTTTTGCCTCGGATAATGTCGGCGACTTTTGTCGCCAGACGGCCCAAGATAACGTCTTTCGCATCCACAACATACCATTTGCGGATTACTTCTTCTTTTTTAGCAGAGAATGTTCTCATTTCAATAACTCTTCCTTTCTTAACAACAAGAGCCGAGTATTAATAACGATTGCTTGTCTTCTGTCAAAAACATTTTTAAAAGAGATATCAAATGTCCTCCCCGAAGCCTATCACCAGCTATACGACCCCGATCGCCCCCGATCAGGCAAAAGTCCTCAAGGAAATCCTCAAAAATAAGGAATTCGCCTTTAAAGACGTGCCTTATGCGGTATTTTCGGCCGGGAAAAACAAACTGAATGTGACGGTTTTTGAGAGTGGAAAATGCCTTGTCCAAGGCAAAGGTACCGAGGAATTTGTCCAATTTATTTTAGAGCCTGAAGTCCTCAAGGAGGCGAAGATCGGGTATGAGTTTGAGTTAAATCCCGATCAATTACTGACACGGGTGGGGGTCGATGAGAGTGGAAAAGGGGACTTTTTCGGGCCTTTGGTGACGGCGGCGGTGTATGTGAACGAGGAGATCGTCTATCAGCTTAAAGATTTGGGAGTGAAAGACTCCAAACGAATCACGAGTGATAAAAAAATCGCTGATATCTCAAAAGAAATCCGTCATATCCATGGGCTTGTCTATGATGTGATCTCTATTGGTCCAGCGAAATATTCCGCCATGTGGCAGCGGATGGGAAGTGTGAATGAGATATTAGGATGGGCCCATGCGACCGCTCTCGAGAATGTCCTTAAAAAAACAGAACAATGTCCTTTGGCGATTTCTGATAAATTCTCCGTGAGTGAATGGACGGTTAAAAAATTCCTCGGTGACAAAGGCAAACAAATCAAACTCATCCAGCGGACCAAGGCGGAAAGTGATTATGCAGTGGCGGCGGCTTCGATCCTCGCCCGGGATGGATTTGTCCAAGGATTATATGCTTTAGGCAATAAAATGGGGGTGATCCTGCCCAAGGGGGCTTCTGCCCAGGTCAAGGAAGTCGCCCGCGGGATCGCGACGAAGTCGGGGGTGGGAGCTTTACATGAAATTTGCAAGACACACTTTAAGACTTTTGAAGAGGTGAAATCATTAATTTAAGGCGAATCAGATCGATTGCTTGATTTTTATCCGGCACTGAGCATGATGCAGCCTCGAAAGAGAAAATTTTTTTAGATGAATCCTGAAGATAGCCAATATTTATTAGATTGCCTAGATGACATGCTTGTCATTGTGGACTCATCAGCCGTTGTTACCCAGATGAACCGGTCGGCTTACGAGACGATCTCACAGGATTATGTCGAGGGGGGGGATGTGCGTCAAGCCGTGGGTAAACCTCTGCAGTTCACACTTAAAGATAGTGAATTTTATATTAATATTGAAGAGGCCCTCCAGCAGGTTATCTCGGGGCAATTAGAAAATTACCGGAATCAACTCGCTTTTAACTCGGGCGGAACGACCGGTTTTTTCCAGATTACCATTTTTCCGGACAGGGATACTACAGGGATCACTGGGGCTATCCTGACATTTAAGGATCTTTTTTACGAAAAAGAACTCCAGGAGCAACTCCTCCAGACTGAGGAACTTTTCACATTTAAGGAAGTCCTACTCGGGGCGGCCAATGAACTCAATAACCTCCTGACGATTATCGGGAGTTCGGCAAACTTGATCCAATCCCGCCCGGGCATCGATGAGAAACTTTTCTCTGACATCACCATGATCGGTGACCAGACCCTCCGTGCGAAAGGGATTGTTTCAAACCTTTTAACCCTCGCTAAAAAACACGAGACCAAAGTCGGGCGTGTGGACTTAAATCAAATCATCCAAAAGACTTTTGAAATCCGTCAGTATGAGTTAACCGTCAATAATATGCTGATGGAGTTCGACCTTAATGAGGTTCCCCTGACGGTGGGTGATTCTTACCGGATACAGCAGCTAATCCTAAACCTGATGAACCAGTCGATGGAATCGATCATTATGTCTGGACTTACAGGGACCATTAAGATCTCTTCAGGCATGGAGGGGGACATGCTGAAATTAGCCATTAGTGATAATGGCCCAGCATTCCCAGAGGCGGATTTACCTCAAATATTTAATGCTTTTTATGTGAATCCTGCATGTGAACGGAAGGTGAGCATGGGGTTATCCATCTGCCGCAGGATTGTGGCGGAACACGGCGGGCAGATTTCCGTGAAGAATGTTTTCCCTCGTGGAGCAGAGTTTATTATCCTCATCCCTGTGATGGACCCCCAACAATACGGGATCGTCTCTGATACCCCGGATGAGACACTCGAAAGTGGTGATGGCACCCATGGGGCACGTGAAATTTATAAAAAAATCATGGTCGTCGATGATGAAGAAGGTATCAGGATGGTTTTGAGCCAGCTTTTGGAGTCTTTAGGTTATGAAGTCATCCTCTCAGCTGACGGACGTATGGCACTGACCCAGATTATCAAGGAAAAACCCGATGCCATTATCTCTGATATGAGAATGCCGCACGTGAATGGGAAAACCCTCTTTAAAGCCATTCAAAAAATTAATCCTAAGCTGGCGGCCAATATGATGTTCATCACTGGGGATGTCGTCCGGAGTGACTCCTCCAGTTTCTTGAATGAATACAATTTGCCTTACCTGAACAAGCCTTTCATGCTTAATGACCTGGAACGCGCCCTCGACAAACTGGCCACCACGGCGGATGCCCGTATGAATCTCAACGTGGTCTGAAGTATCTACTCGATTCCTCTGGTCTTTCGCGCAATTTGTTTAGAGGTCAATAGAATCGACAGGGAAAAAACAGATTTCCCTTTTTTAGGAGTATTTAGAGTCGTGATAAATACCTTCCGCGATAAAACTTTTTTCTTTCGTGGGTTTTTGTTACTCCATGACCATGCCAATGATAAAAGTAATTCAGGATCGTTCGTACGGTATTTTAAACGGGGCCTGCGCCCTCACGGTGCAGGGGTGGGGGAGACTCAGTTCTCTACCTGTATTCTGTCTTTCTGCCCTACTCCTGATATCCTGTTCGGCGAAAAAGCAGGAGATTTTTGTTGATCGGAATCCGATTCCCGAGGATGCGGTGATGGTCAAAAGTCAGCCGGGAAAATTTGGGGGCGTCTATCTCAGCGCCACTTTTGGGGATCCAAAAACATTTAATCCCGTGATGGCGGAGGAATCCTCCTCTACGGATATCATCGGTTTTGTGTTTAAGGGGTTGACCGAATACAATTCAAAAACCCAGCAGGCGGAACCGTCCTTGGCCAAGTCTTGGGAAGTCGCCGCGGACCAGAAGACATGGACTTTCCATTTGCGTAAAGGCATTAAATGGAGTGATGGCACGCCGCTGACAGCCGATGACGTGGTCTTCACCTTTAATGACGTGATTTATAATCCTAAAATCGTTAACCGCGAACGTGATTACCTCTCCATTGACGGAAAACCCTTTACTGTCACCAAAATCGATGATGAGACCGTGCAAATTGTTACCCCGGATATTTACGCCCCATTAACTACTTTTATCGGAACATCCATCCTCCCCAAACATAAACTCGAACAAGCTGTAAAGGAGGGGAAATTCGAATCCACGTGGGGGGTGAATGCTGCCTTGACAGATATCGTCGGGACAGGGCCGTACACCATCGAGAGTTATATCCCCGGGCAAAGGACTGTTCTGACGCGTAATCCCCATTACTGGAAGGTGAATACGTTAAAAGAACGTTTGCCCTATATTAATAAGATCGTGTTTAACGTGGTGCCGGATATGAATGCCGTCCTGATGCGTTTTTTGGCGGGGGAATCCTATGACCTAGGGGTTCGTCCCGAAGATGTCGCCACGGTAAAAAAGAAAGTGGATGAATCCGGTAAGATCACCATGATTGACCGCGGCCCGAGCACGACGATCAATTTCCTTTGGTTTAATATGAACCAAGGTAAAAACCCGAAGACACAAAAACCTTTTGTCGACTCGGTAAAACTGAAATGGTTCCAGAACCAAAAATTCCGCCAAGCCGTCTCCCACTCGATTAACCGTAACGGCATCATTCAGTCTGTCCTGCTCGGACTAGGCACCCCCCTGTGGGGAATCAAAAATGAGGCTGATAAATGGAATAACCCGAATGTGAGGAAGTACCCTTATGACTTAGATGCCGCGCGCAAATTGCTCCAGGAAGCCGGATTTAAATATAATGCCCAAGGCAAATTGCTCGATGAATCGGGAAACCCCGTGGCCTGGACACTGCTGACCAATCAGGGGAATAATACCCGCGAACAAATCGGGAATATCCTCGTCGAGGACTTCCAGAAACTAGGAATGGATGTCCAGCTCAAGACAGTGGACTTTAATGCCCTCGTAAATAAAATCACGGACACCTACGATTATGACGCCATCATGCTCGGCCTCGGCGGGGGTGCCCCCGATCCGGTCTCCAGTATGAGTGTACTCATGAGCAGTGGGCGCATGCACCAATGGTATCCTAACCAAAAAACACCGGCGACACCTTGGGAAGCCCGGATCGATGAGCTCATGCA includes the following:
- the ispE gene encoding 4-(cytidine 5'-diphospho)-2-C-methyl-D-erythritol kinase encodes the protein MTMKIFSPAKTNLYLRITGKRPDGFHELETLMVPLSLGDWLEIEEDSSGKTTLSCNQPDVPCDETNLVYKAVKTLENALKIPARGLHIHIEKYTPMGGGMGGGSSNGAVTLKALNGLWNLSLDDARLEQFAAEFGSDCSFFVKATPAICTGRGEKIEPVALARKLHLVMVNPGFGVSTKWAYEAYATCPAQIAPPIGTLVDVINSGNYDQLQKHIFNSLELPVLKKHLVLNILKEDLLKSGAIASMMSGSGATVFGIADTKESATQIALKMRESYGADLFIATCETL
- the pyrF gene encoding orotidine-5'-phosphate decarboxylase codes for the protein MKSKLIVALDVPEESEAKKIVEELHDCVAYFKVGMQMFTRFGPGLVSYIRGKGADVFLDLKFHDIPNTVAHAVTSAGSLDVGMLTIHASGGSDMMHSAMEAAGKVARKPVVLAVTVLTSMDQSDMEEIGIDHTVSGQVLNLARLAQHSKVDGLVCSAHEISLIKNDICQKLTLVVPGIRPAGADTGDQKRIMTPRQAIDAGAGFLVIGRPIIEAPDRRKAAEDILAEID
- the rpsI gene encoding 30S ribosomal protein S9, which produces MATTQSPAAIGRRKEATASVVLKPGTGKVEVNGRDFEAYFTTLSLQNQILNPFIVTETTKKFDIKITAKGGGITGQAGAARHAISRALCKYDETLRAVLKKAGFMTRDPRMKERKKSGQPGARRRFQFSKR
- the rplM gene encoding 50S ribosomal protein L13; this translates as MRTFSAKKEEVIRKWYVVDAKDVILGRLATKVADIIRGKNKAIFTPHVDTGDFVIVINAEKIRLTGKKENQKTYMSYSGFIGGHKSETVAKRRERHPELLVFNAVKGMVPHNTLGREIIKKLRVFKGSEHEHAAQNPEPLSI
- the rnhC gene encoding ribonuclease HIII, which translates into the protein MSSPKPITSYTTPIAPDQAKVLKEILKNKEFAFKDVPYAVFSAGKNKLNVTVFESGKCLVQGKGTEEFVQFILEPEVLKEAKIGYEFELNPDQLLTRVGVDESGKGDFFGPLVTAAVYVNEEIVYQLKDLGVKDSKRITSDKKIADISKEIRHIHGLVYDVISIGPAKYSAMWQRMGSVNEILGWAHATALENVLKKTEQCPLAISDKFSVSEWTVKKFLGDKGKQIKLIQRTKAESDYAVAAASILARDGFVQGLYALGNKMGVILPKGASAQVKEVARGIATKSGVGALHEICKTHFKTFEEVKSLI
- a CDS encoding response regulator; translated protein: MNPEDSQYLLDCLDDMLVIVDSSAVVTQMNRSAYETISQDYVEGGDVRQAVGKPLQFTLKDSEFYINIEEALQQVISGQLENYRNQLAFNSGGTTGFFQITIFPDRDTTGITGAILTFKDLFYEKELQEQLLQTEELFTFKEVLLGAANELNNLLTIIGSSANLIQSRPGIDEKLFSDITMIGDQTLRAKGIVSNLLTLAKKHETKVGRVDLNQIIQKTFEIRQYELTVNNMLMEFDLNEVPLTVGDSYRIQQLILNLMNQSMESIIMSGLTGTIKISSGMEGDMLKLAISDNGPAFPEADLPQIFNAFYVNPACERKVSMGLSICRRIVAEHGGQISVKNVFPRGAEFIILIPVMDPQQYGIVSDTPDETLESGDGTHGAREIYKKIMVVDDEEGIRMVLSQLLESLGYEVILSADGRMALTQIIKEKPDAIISDMRMPHVNGKTLFKAIQKINPKLAANMMFITGDVVRSDSSSFLNEYNLPYLNKPFMLNDLERALDKLATTADARMNLNVV
- a CDS encoding ABC transporter substrate-binding protein; translated protein: MPMIKVIQDRSYGILNGACALTVQGWGRLSSLPVFCLSALLLISCSAKKQEIFVDRNPIPEDAVMVKSQPGKFGGVYLSATFGDPKTFNPVMAEESSSTDIIGFVFKGLTEYNSKTQQAEPSLAKSWEVAADQKTWTFHLRKGIKWSDGTPLTADDVVFTFNDVIYNPKIVNRERDYLSIDGKPFTVTKIDDETVQIVTPDIYAPLTTFIGTSILPKHKLEQAVKEGKFESTWGVNAALTDIVGTGPYTIESYIPGQRTVLTRNPHYWKVNTLKERLPYINKIVFNVVPDMNAVLMRFLAGESYDLGVRPEDVATVKKKVDESGKITMIDRGPSTTINFLWFNMNQGKNPKTQKPFVDSVKLKWFQNQKFRQAVSHSINRNGIIQSVLLGLGTPLWGIKNEADKWNNPNVRKYPYDLDAARKLLQEAGFKYNAQGKLLDESGNPVAWTLLTNQGNNTREQIGNILVEDFQKLGMDVQLKTVDFNALVNKITDTYDYDAIMLGLGGGAPDPVSSMSVLMSSGRMHQWYPNQKTPATPWEARIDELMQKQLKTLDEKKRREYFDEVQMIMSEESPYIYTVTPQSYAAYYNFIKNIDIPPQGSILWNFDELWLDK